In the Streptomyces sp. HUAS MG91 genome, one interval contains:
- the argJ gene encoding bifunctional glutamate N-acetyltransferase/amino-acid acetyltransferase ArgJ translates to MSVTSARGFTAAGLAAGIKENGGRDLALVVNQGPRYAAAGVFTSNRVQAAPVRWTRDGLADGVLHAVVLNSGGANACTGSQGAHDTRATAERAAARLGAAPADVAVCSTGLIGVPLPMDRLLAGIDRAADGLSESGGKDAALAIMTTDTMPKTASAGHDGWTVGGMAKGAGMLAPGLATMLVVLTTDAVVDSGDLDRALRAATRVTFDRVDSDGCMSTNDTVLLLASGASGVNPEYAGFAEAVRVVCDDLARQLVKDAEGADKEIRIEVTGAASEDDAVEVGRSIARNNLLKCALHGEDPNWGRVLSAIGTTKAAFEPDRLNVAINGVRVCENGSVGEDRALVDMTGREISIRVELDAGADSAVIWTNDLTAAYVHENSEYSS, encoded by the coding sequence GTGAGCGTCACCTCGGCACGAGGCTTCACCGCGGCGGGACTGGCCGCCGGGATCAAGGAGAACGGGGGCCGCGACCTGGCGCTCGTCGTCAACCAGGGGCCGCGGTACGCCGCGGCGGGCGTCTTCACCTCCAACCGTGTCCAGGCCGCGCCCGTCCGCTGGACCCGCGACGGCCTCGCCGACGGCGTACTGCACGCGGTCGTGCTCAACTCCGGCGGAGCCAACGCCTGCACGGGCTCCCAGGGCGCGCACGACACCCGCGCCACCGCGGAGCGGGCCGCCGCGCGGCTCGGTGCCGCCCCGGCCGACGTCGCCGTCTGTTCCACCGGTCTGATCGGCGTACCGCTGCCCATGGACCGGCTCCTGGCCGGCATCGACCGTGCCGCCGACGGGCTGTCGGAGTCGGGCGGGAAGGACGCGGCCCTCGCGATCATGACCACGGACACGATGCCCAAGACGGCCTCGGCCGGCCACGACGGGTGGACCGTCGGCGGGATGGCCAAGGGTGCCGGGATGCTCGCGCCGGGCCTGGCGACCATGCTCGTCGTGCTCACCACGGACGCCGTCGTCGACAGCGGGGACCTGGACCGGGCGCTGCGGGCCGCCACCCGCGTCACCTTCGACCGGGTCGACTCCGACGGCTGCATGTCCACCAACGACACCGTGCTGCTGCTCGCCTCGGGCGCCTCCGGGGTCAACCCGGAGTACGCCGGGTTCGCGGAAGCCGTCCGCGTCGTCTGCGACGACCTCGCGCGGCAGCTCGTCAAGGACGCCGAGGGCGCCGACAAGGAGATCCGCATCGAGGTCACGGGCGCCGCGAGCGAGGACGACGCCGTCGAGGTGGGCCGTTCCATCGCCCGCAACAATCTCCTCAAGTGCGCCCTGCACGGGGAGGACCCCAACTGGGGCCGGGTCCTGTCCGCCATCGGCACGACGAAGGCCGCCTTCGAACCCGACCGGCTGAACGTCGCCATCAACGGCGTCCGGGTCTGCGAGAACGGATCGGTGGGCGAGGACCGCGCGCTGGTGGACATGACCGGCCGGGAGATCTCGATCCGCGTCGAGCTCGACGCGGGCGCGGACTCCGCCGTCATCTGGACCAACGACCTCACCGCCGCGTACGTCCACGAGAACAGCGAGTACTCCTCATGA
- the argC gene encoding N-acetyl-gamma-glutamyl-phosphate reductase — MTVRAAVAGASGYAGGELLRLLLNHPGVEIGALTGHSSAGQRLGALQPHLAPLAAREVLPTSTAALAGHDVVFLALPHGQSAAVARELGEETLIVDCGADFRLADPAAWETFYGSPHAGTWPYGLPELPGARTALAGTRRIAVPGCYPTAVLLALFPLYAAGLAGPEAVVVAASGTSGAGKAARTDLLGSEVMGSMRPYGVGGTHRHTPEMSQHLAAAAGAPVAVSFTPTLAPMSRGILATCSAAARPGVDADDVRAAYDKALADEPFVRLLPEGQWPATGAVHGSNTAQVQVALDPATRRVVAISAIDNLVKGTAGGAVQSMNIALGLPEAQGLSTIGVAP; from the coding sequence ATGACCGTGCGAGCAGCCGTGGCGGGAGCCAGTGGATACGCGGGAGGTGAACTCCTGCGCCTGCTCCTGAACCATCCCGGGGTGGAGATCGGCGCGCTGACGGGGCACTCCAGCGCGGGGCAGCGGCTGGGCGCGCTCCAGCCGCACCTGGCCCCGCTGGCCGCCCGGGAGGTCCTGCCGACCTCCACGGCTGCGCTCGCCGGCCACGACGTCGTCTTCCTCGCCCTGCCGCACGGCCAGTCGGCGGCCGTCGCACGGGAGTTGGGCGAGGAGACCCTGATCGTCGACTGCGGCGCCGACTTCCGCCTCGCGGACCCGGCGGCGTGGGAGACGTTCTACGGCTCCCCGCACGCCGGCACCTGGCCCTACGGCCTGCCCGAACTCCCAGGCGCCCGGACCGCGTTGGCCGGGACCCGGCGCATCGCGGTACCGGGCTGCTATCCGACCGCGGTCCTGCTGGCCCTCTTCCCGCTGTACGCGGCCGGGCTCGCCGGACCGGAGGCGGTGGTCGTCGCGGCGTCCGGCACCTCGGGCGCGGGCAAGGCCGCCCGGACGGACCTGCTCGGCAGCGAGGTCATGGGCTCCATGCGGCCCTACGGCGTGGGCGGCACCCACCGGCACACGCCCGAGATGAGCCAGCACCTGGCCGCCGCGGCGGGCGCCCCGGTCGCCGTCTCCTTCACCCCGACGCTGGCCCCCATGTCCCGCGGCATCCTCGCGACCTGCTCCGCGGCCGCGCGCCCGGGGGTGGACGCCGACGACGTACGGGCCGCGTACGACAAGGCCCTGGCCGACGAGCCGTTCGTCCGGCTGCTGCCCGAGGGACAGTGGCCCGCGACCGGCGCCGTGCACGGGTCGAACACCGCGCAGGTCCAGGTGGCCCTCGATCCCGCGACCCGCCGGGTCGTCGCGATCAGCGCCATCGACAACCTGGTCAAGGGCACGGCGGGCGGGGCCGTGCAGAGCATGAACATCGCCCTGGGCCTCCCGGAGGCACAGGGCCTCTCCACGATCGGAGTCGCCCCGTGA
- a CDS encoding acetylornithine transaminase, with product MSTGNEALARRWQDVMMDNFGTPSLALARGLGTRVWDAEGTEYLDFVGGIAVNALGHAHPAVVRAVSEQVASLGHVSNLFIAEPTVRLAERLLRLAGREGRVYFSNSGAEANEAAFKIGRLTGRTHMVAAAGGFHGRTMGALALTGQPAKQRPFLPLPGEVSHVPYGDTEALRRAVTPRTALVVLEPVQGENGVIVPPAGYLRAAREITAAAGALLVLDEIQTGIGRTGHWFAAQADGVEADVVTLAKGLGGGLPIGATLAFGAAAELLTPGTHGSTFSGNPVVCAAALAVLDTIEETGLLARVARTGQRLRRGLAALGHPAAGEVRGAGLLLGLVLRGDLAGRVRQAAQDRGLLVNAVAPDVIRFAPPLTVSEREVDACLERLGAALADVAGAGRRAA from the coding sequence ATGAGCACGGGCAACGAGGCGCTGGCCCGGCGCTGGCAGGACGTCATGATGGACAACTTCGGCACCCCCTCCCTCGCGCTGGCCCGCGGTCTGGGCACCCGGGTCTGGGACGCGGAGGGCACCGAGTACCTGGACTTCGTCGGCGGTATCGCGGTCAACGCCCTGGGCCACGCCCATCCCGCCGTGGTGCGGGCCGTGTCGGAGCAGGTCGCCTCGCTCGGGCACGTCTCGAACCTGTTCATCGCGGAACCGACCGTGCGGCTCGCCGAGCGGCTGCTGCGGCTCGCGGGGCGCGAGGGCCGGGTCTACTTCTCCAACTCCGGCGCCGAGGCGAACGAAGCGGCCTTCAAGATCGGCCGGCTCACCGGGCGCACCCACATGGTGGCCGCCGCCGGCGGTTTCCACGGCCGCACCATGGGCGCCCTCGCCCTCACCGGCCAGCCCGCCAAGCAACGTCCCTTCCTGCCGCTGCCCGGCGAGGTCAGCCACGTACCGTACGGCGACACGGAGGCGCTGCGCCGCGCCGTCACCCCGCGCACCGCGCTGGTCGTGCTGGAGCCCGTGCAGGGCGAGAACGGTGTGATCGTGCCGCCGGCCGGCTATCTGCGGGCCGCCCGGGAGATCACCGCGGCGGCCGGTGCCCTGCTGGTCCTGGACGAGATCCAGACCGGCATCGGGCGCACGGGCCACTGGTTCGCCGCTCAGGCCGACGGGGTGGAGGCGGATGTCGTCACGCTCGCCAAGGGGCTCGGCGGCGGTCTGCCGATCGGCGCGACCCTCGCCTTCGGCGCGGCCGCCGAGCTGCTCACGCCCGGCACGCACGGCTCGACCTTCAGCGGCAACCCGGTGGTCTGCGCGGCGGCTCTCGCCGTCCTGGACACCATCGAGGAGACCGGTCTGCTCGCCCGGGTGGCCCGCACGGGGCAGCGGCTGCGGCGGGGACTGGCTGCCCTCGGTCACCCGGCCGCGGGGGAGGTCCGGGGCGCGGGGCTGCTGTTGGGGCTGGTGCTGCGCGGCGACCTCGCGGGGCGGGTGCGGCAGGCGGCGCAGGACAGGGGGCTGCTGGTGAACGCCGTGGCCCCGGACGTCATCCGGTTCGCGCCGCCGCTGACCGTCTCGGAGCGGGAGGTCGACGCGTGCCTGGAGCGGCTGGGGGCGGCCCTGGCCGACGTGGCCGGTGCCGGGCGGCGGGCCGCCTGA
- a CDS encoding lysine N(6)-hydroxylase/L-ornithine N(5)-oxygenase family protein, with product MDTPGSLSQEIYDVVGIGFGPSNLSLAVALEEQGASSAQHPVTSHFFERQPRFGWHRNMVLPSTTMQISFLKDLATFRNPQSRFSFISFLHASNRLVQFVNNQDFFPTRQEFHQYLEWAAAGLSDRVSYGTEVTAIRPVTEPGATTAGLLEVEARDAHGTVSVVTARNVAISTGLVPRLPQGVTSDERVWHSSEFLSRFNAQDPAGLKSVAVVGAGQSAAEITRFLHDKLPHAQVCAVIPSYGYSVADDTPFANQVFDPTAVDDYYYGTENAREAFWRYHRNTNYSVVDSDVIRALYQRVYDEQVSGAKRLDFRNLTRVAEVRRAGDLTRVVLRSLLDDSAEELAVDALVFATGYDSLDPARLLGGTDRYFLRDAAGRHRVERDYRLVSTPELSSGVYLQGGTEHSHGLSSSLLSNIAVRSGEVADSIVLRRTQRELDRPLSGDISPSVA from the coding sequence ATGGACACACCGGGCAGTCTCAGCCAGGAGATCTACGACGTGGTCGGCATCGGGTTCGGCCCGTCCAACCTGTCGCTCGCGGTCGCCCTGGAGGAGCAGGGGGCGAGCTCCGCGCAGCATCCGGTCACCTCCCACTTCTTCGAGCGGCAGCCCAGGTTCGGCTGGCACCGGAACATGGTGCTTCCGTCCACCACCATGCAGATCTCGTTCCTCAAGGACCTCGCGACCTTCAGGAACCCGCAGTCCCGGTTCAGCTTCATCTCGTTCCTGCACGCCTCGAACAGGCTGGTGCAGTTCGTGAACAACCAGGACTTCTTCCCGACCCGGCAGGAGTTCCACCAGTATCTGGAGTGGGCCGCCGCCGGTCTGAGCGACCGGGTCTCGTACGGCACCGAGGTGACCGCGATACGGCCCGTCACCGAGCCAGGGGCCACGACGGCCGGCCTCCTGGAGGTCGAGGCGCGCGACGCCCACGGCACGGTCAGCGTGGTCACCGCACGCAATGTGGCCATCTCCACCGGCCTCGTCCCACGCCTTCCGCAGGGGGTCACATCGGACGAACGGGTCTGGCACAGCTCGGAGTTCCTGAGCAGGTTCAACGCCCAGGACCCGGCCGGCCTCAAGAGCGTGGCGGTGGTGGGCGCCGGCCAGAGCGCGGCCGAGATCACCCGGTTCCTGCACGACAAGCTGCCGCACGCCCAGGTGTGCGCGGTCATCCCCTCGTACGGCTACTCCGTCGCCGACGACACCCCCTTCGCCAACCAGGTGTTCGACCCCACCGCGGTCGACGACTACTACTACGGCACCGAGAACGCCCGGGAGGCGTTCTGGCGCTACCACCGCAACACCAACTACTCGGTGGTCGACTCCGACGTCATCCGCGCCCTGTACCAGCGCGTGTACGACGAGCAGGTCAGCGGCGCCAAGCGGCTGGACTTCCGCAATCTCACCCGGGTCGCCGAGGTGCGGCGGGCCGGGGACCTGACGCGGGTGGTGCTGCGCTCGCTGCTCGACGACAGCGCCGAGGAACTGGCCGTGGACGCCCTGGTCTTCGCCACCGGCTACGACAGCCTGGACCCGGCCCGCCTGCTCGGCGGGACCGACCGGTACTTCCTGCGCGACGCGGCGGGCCGGCACCGGGTGGAGCGCGACTACCGCCTGGTCAGCACGCCGGAGCTGAGCAGTGGCGTGTACCTCCAGGGCGGCACCGAGCACAGTCACGGGCTCTCGTCGTCCCTGTTGTCGAACATCGCGGTGCGCAGCGGCGAGGTGGCCGACTCGATCGTGCTCCGCCGCACCCAGCGCGAACTCGACCGCCCGCTGTCCGGGGACATCTCGCCCTCGGTCGCCTGA
- a CDS encoding ParB/RepB/Spo0J family partition protein: protein MTALRPVTADITRAAVATGEAARADEGAGRERAVLALDSLLDSDSPRIDGEDSERVRRLAELEAPLPPILVHRATLRVIDGMHRVRAARLRGDDTIEAEFFDGGDTDAFALAVRLNIAHGLPLTQADRAAAAERLLRARPSWSDRRIAAGTGLSAGTVAAVRRRSTAQDEQLNTRVGRDGRVRPLRAAEGRLRASQVIAANPGATLREIAAVAGIATATAKDVRDRMRQGRGPLPAGRVPGRTGAALPEALGTTGAGRAAARVPAAAIGLLLPSVSKDPSLRTEAGRTLLRMLSVHSIGDEAKWLRLARSVPGHRADILAQAARRCADHWLRLANELENRRA from the coding sequence TTGACGGCGCTTCGACCGGTCACGGCGGACATCACCCGGGCTGCGGTCGCCACCGGCGAGGCCGCCCGCGCGGACGAAGGAGCCGGCCGCGAGCGGGCCGTGCTGGCGCTGGACTCGCTGCTGGACTCCGACTCGCCGAGGATCGACGGCGAGGACAGCGAGCGGGTCCGGCGGCTCGCCGAACTGGAGGCGCCGCTCCCGCCGATCCTCGTGCACCGCGCGACGCTGCGCGTCATCGACGGGATGCACCGGGTCCGGGCCGCCCGCCTGCGCGGCGACGACACCATCGAGGCGGAGTTCTTCGACGGCGGTGACACGGATGCCTTCGCGCTCGCGGTACGGCTCAACATCGCGCACGGACTGCCGCTGACCCAGGCGGACCGGGCCGCCGCCGCCGAGCGGCTCCTGCGGGCGCGCCCCTCCTGGTCGGACCGGCGCATCGCCGCCGGCACCGGGCTCTCGGCCGGCACCGTCGCCGCCGTCCGGCGCCGTTCGACCGCGCAGGACGAACAGTTGAACACGCGCGTCGGCCGGGACGGACGGGTGCGCCCGCTGCGCGCGGCCGAGGGCCGGCTGCGCGCGAGCCAGGTGATCGCCGCCAACCCCGGGGCGACCCTGCGGGAGATCGCCGCCGTGGCCGGGATCGCGACGGCCACCGCCAAGGACGTACGGGACCGGATGCGGCAGGGCCGCGGCCCGCTGCCGGCCGGCAGGGTGCCGGGCAGAACCGGCGCCGCCCTGCCCGAGGCGTTGGGCACCACCGGGGCCGGGCGGGCCGCGGCCCGCGTCCCCGCCGCCGCCATCGGGCTGCTCCTGCCCAGCGTCTCCAAGGATCCGTCGCTGCGCACGGAGGCCGGACGCACCCTGCTGCGGATGCTGAGCGTCCACTCGATCGGCGACGAGGCGAAGTGGCTCCGTCTCGCGCGCAGCGTGCCCGGGCACCGTGCGGACATCCTCGCGCAGGCGGCCCGCCGCTGCGCCGACCACTGGCTGCGGCTCGCCAACGAACTGGAGAACCGCCGCGCCTGA
- a CDS encoding FMN-binding negative transcriptional regulator, producing MFVPSFYREPDSSWMVDLIRGNPLALAVANGPAEDGPFATHLPVIFDPETSADVSGELPGVTLLGHMNRANPHWSALEDGGVLLLTFTGPHSYVSPTVYEKSPAAPTWNFTSVHVRGVVEKISSIEETLEVVQATVRAFEGAFGDGWDMTGSLDYFRKIVPAVGAFRFTVTGAEGMFKLSQEQPGEVRERVRESFGQSACTYKRETAGLMSRLPQTQAATVSSGA from the coding sequence ATGTTCGTTCCCAGCTTTTATCGCGAACCGGACAGTTCGTGGATGGTGGACCTGATACGCGGAAATCCGCTGGCGCTCGCCGTGGCCAACGGCCCCGCCGAGGACGGTCCGTTCGCCACGCACCTGCCGGTCATCTTCGACCCGGAGACGTCCGCCGACGTCTCCGGCGAGCTGCCGGGCGTCACCCTGCTCGGGCACATGAACCGGGCGAACCCGCACTGGTCCGCACTGGAGGACGGCGGCGTCCTGCTGCTGACGTTCACGGGCCCGCACTCCTACGTCTCGCCCACCGTCTACGAGAAGAGCCCGGCCGCCCCGACCTGGAACTTCACCTCGGTCCACGTACGCGGCGTCGTGGAGAAGATCTCCTCGATCGAGGAGACCCTGGAGGTGGTGCAGGCCACGGTGCGCGCCTTCGAGGGGGCCTTCGGCGACGGCTGGGACATGACCGGCTCGCTGGACTACTTCCGCAAGATCGTGCCGGCCGTGGGCGCCTTCCGGTTCACCGTGACCGGCGCCGAGGGCATGTTCAAGCTCAGCCAGGAACAGCCCGGCGAGGTGCGCGAGCGGGTGCGCGAGTCGTTCGGGCAGAGCGCCTGCACGTACAAGCGGGAGACCGCCGGCCTGATGAGCCGGCTGCCGCAGACGCAGGCCGCGACGGTCTCGAGCGGCGCCTGA
- the argB gene encoding acetylglutamate kinase → MSPSTHPALFKAQSVGDALPWLARHQGRTVVIKLGGHAMVNEDLTAAFARDIAFLRYAGLRPVVVHGGGPQIDAELARRGLKREFRGGLRVTTEPALDVVRMVLAGQVQRELVGLINRSGPLAVGMTGEDADTVLARRHRPWIDGEPVDVGRVGDITGVNTGALDSLLADGRIPVVSPLARSVEDGRVYNVNADTVAAALATALGAERLVLLTDVAGLYAGWPHSEEVIPRLTAGELEKLLPELHDGMVPKMTGCLNAVRGGVGAARVIDGRVKHSVLLEMFTDEGVGTVILPDPDETRPPTADEWRPRREVVGAA, encoded by the coding sequence ATGTCCCCCAGCACACACCCGGCCCTGTTCAAGGCCCAGTCCGTCGGCGACGCGCTGCCGTGGCTGGCCCGGCACCAGGGACGCACCGTCGTCATCAAGCTGGGCGGGCACGCCATGGTCAACGAGGACCTGACGGCTGCCTTCGCCCGCGACATCGCCTTCCTGCGCTACGCCGGGCTGCGCCCCGTGGTCGTGCACGGAGGAGGACCGCAGATCGATGCCGAGCTCGCCCGGCGCGGTCTGAAACGCGAGTTCAGGGGCGGGCTCCGGGTCACCACGGAGCCCGCGTTGGACGTGGTGCGGATGGTTCTGGCCGGCCAGGTGCAGCGCGAACTGGTGGGCCTGATCAACCGTTCGGGCCCGCTCGCCGTCGGCATGACCGGGGAGGACGCGGACACCGTGCTCGCCAGGCGGCACCGGCCGTGGATCGACGGGGAGCCGGTGGACGTGGGCCGGGTCGGCGACATCACGGGCGTCAACACGGGGGCCCTGGACAGTCTGCTGGCGGACGGCCGGATCCCGGTGGTCTCACCCCTGGCCCGCAGCGTCGAGGACGGCCGGGTCTACAACGTCAACGCCGACACCGTGGCGGCCGCTCTCGCCACCGCGCTGGGCGCCGAGCGGCTCGTCCTGCTGACGGACGTCGCCGGCCTGTACGCGGGCTGGCCGCACAGCGAGGAGGTCATCCCGCGGCTGACCGCAGGGGAGCTGGAGAAGCTGCTGCCCGAGCTGCACGACGGCATGGTGCCCAAGATGACGGGCTGCCTGAACGCCGTGCGCGGCGGAGTGGGCGCCGCCCGGGTGATCGACGGACGGGTGAAGCACTCGGTGCTCCTGGAGATGTTCACCGACGAGGGCGTCGGCACCGTGATCCTGCCGGACCCGGACGAGACCCGGCCCCCCACGGCCGACGAGTGGCGGCCGCGCCGCGAGGTCGTCGGCGCGGCCTGA
- a CDS encoding serine hydrolase domain-containing protein encodes MTTRRMRPRAGVVGLAACAIMATAFAGPAGAAQDRAATPASHAATQRAIDAAVAAGVPGITAEARDASGVWKSATGVGDLRTGAPRGLSDRFRTGSITSTFVATVLLQMEAEKKLSLDDSVERWLPGVVQGNGNDGRAITVRQLLNHTSGLFDYFSDPAYVQTYVLGDGYLQHRYDTLAHDLRVKVALSHPPAYRPGVRHWFSNTNDVLAAMVVEKVSGKKYEDEVRRRIISRLDLTATSNPGTATTLPRPSSRGYSKLFADQPDRIEDVTEVNGSQAWGNGDIISSAADLNRFYAALMGGKLLPPQQLKEMKTTVVNPDVPVSSYGLGVERLTLSCGTDIWYHDGGAVGWISVSSFTEDGRHVFTFNYNSDFAGETLLPVLDAEYCGTPAG; translated from the coding sequence ATGACGACAAGACGGATGAGACCGAGGGCCGGCGTGGTGGGTCTGGCGGCCTGCGCGATCATGGCCACCGCCTTCGCGGGTCCGGCGGGGGCCGCGCAGGACAGGGCCGCCACGCCGGCCTCGCACGCGGCGACGCAGCGCGCGATCGACGCGGCCGTCGCGGCCGGCGTGCCCGGCATCACCGCCGAGGCGCGCGACGCCTCCGGGGTGTGGAAGTCGGCGACGGGCGTGGGCGATCTGAGGACGGGAGCACCGCGCGGCCTCAGCGACCGGTTCCGGACCGGCAGCATCACCAGCACCTTCGTGGCGACCGTGCTCCTGCAGATGGAGGCGGAGAAGAAGCTCAGCCTCGACGACAGCGTGGAGCGGTGGCTGCCCGGCGTGGTGCAGGGCAACGGCAACGACGGCCGCGCCATCACCGTGCGCCAGCTCCTGAACCACACCAGCGGCCTGTTCGACTACTTCTCCGACCCCGCGTACGTGCAGACGTACGTGCTCGGGGACGGCTACCTCCAGCACCGCTACGACACCCTGGCGCACGACCTGCGGGTCAAGGTGGCCCTCTCCCACCCGCCGGCGTACCGGCCCGGCGTCCGGCACTGGTTCTCCAACACCAACGACGTCCTCGCCGCGATGGTGGTAGAGAAGGTCAGCGGCAAGAAGTACGAGGACGAGGTGCGCCGCCGGATCATCTCCCGGCTGGACCTGACGGCGACGTCGAACCCGGGAACGGCGACCACGCTGCCCCGGCCGAGCAGCCGCGGCTACTCCAAGCTCTTCGCCGACCAGCCGGACCGGATCGAGGACGTCACCGAGGTGAACGGGTCACAGGCCTGGGGCAACGGCGACATCATCTCCAGCGCGGCGGACCTGAACCGGTTCTACGCGGCGCTGATGGGCGGCAAGCTGCTGCCCCCGCAGCAGCTGAAGGAGATGAAGACGACCGTCGTCAACCCCGACGTCCCGGTCTCGTCCTACGGGCTCGGCGTCGAACGGCTCACGCTGAGCTGTGGAACCGACATCTGGTACCACGACGGCGGCGCGGTGGGCTGGATCTCCGTCTCCTCCTTCACGGAGGACGGCCGTCACGTGTTCACCTTCAACTACAACAGCGACTTCGCCGGCGAGACGCTGCTGCCCGTCCTGGACGCCGAGTACTGCGGCACGCCGGCCGGCTGA